Proteins co-encoded in one Microbacterium hydrocarbonoxydans genomic window:
- the ffh gene encoding signal recognition particle protein — MATFGTLSDRLTETFRNLRTKGKLTAADVDGTVREIRRALLDADVALTVVKEFTAKVRERALGDEVNKALNPAQQVVQIVNEELIQILGGEQRRLQFAKTAPTVIMLAGLQGSGKTTFAGKLAKQLEGEGHTPLLVAADLQRPNAVNQLQVVAEQAGATVYAPEPGNGVGDPVKVSRDGVEYARRQQHDVVIIDTAGRLGVDAELMKQASDIRKATDPDEVLFVIDAMIGQDAVNTARAFQEGVDFTGVVLSKLDGDARGGAALSVASVTGRPIIFASTGERLEDLEPFYPDRMASRILDLGDILTLIEQAQQAFDEEEAIKMAEKLATEQFTLEDFLDQLQQMKKMGSMKKMLGMLPGMGQMKQQLEDFDEREIDRTEAIIRSMTPGERRNPKVLNGSRRLRIARGSGMTVTDVNQLVQRFDQAAKMMKTVARGGTPNIPGMGAMPGMGKPGASSKRGKKGKSSGGSRSGNPAKRAAENAGLASASTPTGSGFGLGGAKAPSEADLAEIQKLFGKN, encoded by the coding sequence ATGGCTACCTTTGGCACGCTCTCCGATCGGCTCACCGAGACCTTCCGCAACCTGCGCACGAAGGGAAAGCTCACCGCGGCCGATGTCGACGGCACGGTGCGCGAGATCCGTCGTGCACTGCTCGACGCCGATGTCGCGCTCACCGTCGTCAAGGAGTTCACCGCCAAGGTGCGCGAACGCGCACTGGGCGATGAGGTCAACAAGGCGCTGAATCCGGCGCAGCAGGTCGTGCAGATCGTCAACGAGGAGCTGATCCAGATCCTCGGCGGCGAACAGCGCCGTCTGCAGTTCGCCAAGACCGCGCCGACCGTCATCATGCTGGCGGGCCTTCAGGGTTCGGGAAAGACGACGTTCGCGGGCAAGCTGGCGAAGCAGCTCGAGGGAGAGGGCCACACGCCGCTCCTCGTCGCCGCCGACCTCCAGCGACCCAACGCCGTCAACCAGCTCCAGGTCGTCGCGGAGCAAGCCGGAGCGACCGTCTACGCACCCGAGCCCGGCAATGGCGTCGGCGACCCGGTCAAGGTCTCCCGTGACGGCGTCGAGTACGCGCGTCGCCAGCAGCACGACGTCGTCATCATCGACACTGCAGGTCGTCTGGGTGTGGACGCCGAACTGATGAAGCAGGCCTCGGACATCCGCAAGGCCACCGACCCCGACGAGGTCCTGTTCGTCATCGACGCCATGATCGGTCAGGACGCGGTCAACACCGCGCGCGCCTTCCAGGAGGGCGTCGACTTCACCGGTGTCGTCCTGTCGAAGCTCGATGGCGATGCGCGAGGCGGTGCTGCACTGTCGGTCGCGTCTGTGACCGGTCGCCCCATCATCTTCGCGTCGACCGGAGAACGTCTCGAAGACCTCGAGCCCTTCTACCCCGACCGCATGGCCAGCCGTATCCTCGACCTCGGCGACATCCTGACCCTCATCGAGCAGGCCCAGCAGGCCTTCGATGAGGAAGAGGCCATCAAGATGGCCGAGAAGCTCGCCACCGAGCAGTTCACGCTCGAGGACTTCCTCGACCAGCTTCAGCAGATGAAGAAGATGGGGTCGATGAAGAAGATGCTGGGGATGCTCCCCGGCATGGGGCAGATGAAGCAGCAGCTCGAAGACTTCGATGAACGAGAGATCGATCGCACCGAGGCCATCATCCGCTCCATGACGCCGGGTGAGCGCCGCAATCCGAAGGTCCTGAACGGCTCGCGCCGTCTGCGGATCGCTCGTGGTTCGGGAATGACCGTCACCGACGTGAACCAGCTGGTGCAGCGCTTCGACCAGGCCGCGAAGATGATGAAGACGGTCGCACGCGGCGGCACCCCGAACATCCCAGGCATGGGCGCGATGCCCGGAATGGGAAAGCCGGGAGCGTCGTCGAAGCGCGGCAAGAAGGGGAAGTCGTCGGGCGGCTCACGTTCGGGCAACCCCGCCAAGCGCGCGGCGGAGAACGCGGGGCTCGCGAGCGCATCAACCCCCACCGGATCCGGATTCGGCCTGGGAGGCGCCAAGGCTCCGAGCGAGGCCGACCTCGCCGAGATCCAGAAGCTCTTCGGCAAGAACTGA
- a CDS encoding EamA family transporter, with protein MTRALLLFLTALAPLSWGTTYLVTTELLPEGHPFLAALLRALPAGIIALAIGRSLPPRGWMLKSLVLGTLNIGAFFPLLFLAAERLPGGVAAAVAGVQPLIILGMSALVLRDRIRPLTAAAAVLGAGGVALVVLGPAAQLDAVGFFAALGGVTATALGMVLTKRWGRPAGIGPVAYAGWQLTAGGLVLLPVTLLFEGMPAAVDGGAVLGYVWLGSVGGLLAYTLWFRGIQQLPVIAPGLLALLSPVVATLLGTIVAGETFTRIQALGIALVLVALIGGQLSVLRTPPASSGTPQTPAVTAFRP; from the coding sequence ATGACACGCGCACTGCTCCTTTTCCTCACCGCGCTGGCTCCGCTCTCGTGGGGCACCACGTACCTCGTGACGACGGAGTTGCTCCCCGAGGGACATCCGTTCCTGGCCGCCCTTCTCCGTGCGCTGCCCGCGGGGATCATCGCCCTGGCGATCGGTCGCTCCCTGCCGCCGCGGGGCTGGATGCTGAAGTCCCTCGTTCTCGGCACCCTGAACATCGGGGCGTTCTTCCCCCTGCTCTTCCTCGCCGCCGAGCGGCTGCCCGGCGGAGTCGCGGCGGCCGTCGCGGGCGTGCAGCCGTTGATCATCCTCGGCATGAGCGCGCTCGTGCTCCGAGATCGGATCCGACCGCTCACGGCTGCCGCCGCCGTGCTGGGCGCCGGCGGCGTGGCCCTCGTCGTACTGGGACCCGCCGCACAGCTCGATGCCGTGGGTTTCTTCGCAGCGCTCGGTGGCGTGACCGCGACGGCGCTCGGCATGGTCCTCACCAAGCGGTGGGGGCGACCTGCGGGCATCGGGCCCGTGGCATATGCGGGGTGGCAGCTGACGGCCGGCGGTCTCGTCCTCCTGCCGGTCACCCTGCTCTTCGAAGGAATGCCGGCCGCCGTCGACGGTGGAGCTGTGCTCGGATATGTCTGGCTGGGATCTGTCGGCGGCCTGCTCGCCTACACGCTGTGGTTCCGAGGGATCCAGCAGCTCCCCGTGATCGCTCCCGGACTGCTCGCACTGCTCTCACCAGTCGTCGCGACGCTGCTGGGGACCATCGTGGCTGGGGAGACGTTCACGCGGATTCAGGCGCTCGGGATCGCGCTGGTCCTCGTCGCGCTCATCGGTGGCCAGCTGTCAGTGCTGAGGACGCCGCCTGCCTCGTCGGGGACGCCGCAGACGCCAGCGGTCACCGCCTTCCGGCCGTGA
- a CDS encoding LysR substrate-binding domain-containing protein — MDLQQLRYVVEVASASSFTRAAERCFVTQSALSHQIAALERELGQRLFVRSSRSVRTTEAGEAFLIHARKAVLAADDAREAAAAAADRVVGTLRLGVIPTASAISVPQAIARFRAAHPDARVELSAGNSDALADAVRRDEIDVALLGLHADAVLRGIGARELGRERLVAAVPPGHRLSDRTDVGLADLATEVFADFPAGTSGRAQGDTAFAASGLSRDVAFEADSSELILGLVAEGLAVALLAPGVIAASSTGAVAVEVTDGPVRVQYVVWDERAPRSVASAFLRVIGA; from the coding sequence ATGGACCTGCAGCAGTTGAGGTACGTCGTCGAGGTCGCCTCCGCGTCGAGCTTCACGCGCGCCGCCGAACGATGCTTCGTCACACAGTCCGCCCTCAGCCACCAGATCGCCGCCCTGGAGCGCGAGCTCGGACAACGGCTCTTCGTCCGGTCGAGTCGCAGCGTGCGCACCACGGAGGCGGGGGAGGCCTTCCTGATCCACGCGAGGAAGGCGGTGCTCGCGGCCGACGACGCTCGAGAGGCCGCTGCTGCGGCAGCCGACCGGGTAGTGGGCACTCTGCGTCTCGGGGTGATTCCCACAGCCAGTGCGATATCGGTGCCGCAGGCCATAGCCCGCTTCCGAGCGGCGCATCCTGACGCTCGGGTCGAGCTTTCCGCGGGCAACAGCGACGCCCTCGCCGATGCGGTGCGGAGGGACGAGATCGATGTGGCCCTGCTCGGCCTGCATGCAGATGCCGTGCTGCGGGGAATCGGCGCGCGGGAGCTCGGTCGCGAACGCCTGGTGGCCGCCGTGCCACCGGGACATCGGCTCTCGGACCGGACCGATGTCGGGCTGGCGGACCTCGCCACGGAGGTCTTCGCGGACTTTCCTGCCGGCACGTCGGGCCGTGCGCAGGGAGACACGGCGTTCGCTGCCTCCGGTCTCTCGCGCGATGTCGCGTTCGAAGCCGACTCCTCGGAGCTCATTCTCGGACTCGTCGCCGAGGGCCTGGCCGTCGCCCTTCTCGCTCCGGGCGTGATCGCCGCCTCGTCCACGGGGGCGGTCGCCGTCGAGGTGACCGACGGTCCCGTGCGCGTCCAGTACGTCGTATGGGACGAGCGTGCACCCCGCAGTGTCGCGTCCGCCTTCCTCCGCGTCATCGGGGCCTGA
- the glpK gene encoding glycerol kinase GlpK translates to MADYIIAIDQGTTSSRAIIFDKKGSIVATGQKEHEQILPKAGWVEHDPAEIWRNVQEVIGLALSRADLTRHDIAAVGITNQRETAVVWDKTTGKAVYNAIVWQDTRTQEIVDRLAADGGVERFKPVVGLPLATYFSGTKIAWILENVEGAREKADAGDLVFGTTDSWVLWNLTGGVDGGVHVTDVTNASRTMFMDLETLEWRDDILEAFGVPRSMMPEIRSSSEVYGAAEDSSLLRETPIAGILGDQQAATFGQAAFNTGESKNTYGTGCFLIFNTGEEIVHSKNGLLTTVGYKLGDGPTHYALEGSIAVTGSLIQWLRDQLGIIGSAPEVEELAKQVDDNGGVYIVPAFSGLFAPYWRPDARGAIVGLTRYANKNHIARAALEAVAFQTRDVLDAVNADAGVDLTELKVDGGMVANDALMQFQADVLGVPVVRPVVAETTALGAAYAAGLAVGFWNGLDDLSANWQEDRRWEPSMEDAERDRQLRLWRKAVSKSMDWVDEDVK, encoded by the coding sequence ATGGCCGACTACATCATCGCCATCGATCAGGGCACCACTTCCAGCCGCGCGATCATCTTCGACAAGAAAGGCAGCATCGTCGCCACCGGCCAGAAGGAGCACGAGCAGATCCTCCCGAAGGCGGGCTGGGTCGAGCACGACCCGGCCGAGATCTGGCGCAATGTGCAGGAGGTCATCGGACTCGCACTGAGCCGTGCCGACCTGACGCGTCACGACATCGCCGCCGTCGGAATCACCAACCAGCGTGAGACCGCCGTGGTCTGGGACAAGACGACCGGCAAGGCCGTCTACAACGCCATCGTCTGGCAGGACACCCGCACGCAGGAGATCGTCGACCGGCTTGCGGCAGACGGCGGCGTCGAGCGGTTCAAGCCTGTCGTGGGCCTGCCCCTCGCCACCTACTTCTCCGGCACCAAGATCGCATGGATCCTCGAGAACGTCGAGGGCGCACGCGAGAAGGCCGACGCCGGCGACCTCGTCTTCGGCACGACGGACAGCTGGGTGCTCTGGAACCTCACGGGCGGCGTCGACGGCGGCGTGCATGTGACCGACGTCACCAACGCGTCACGCACGATGTTCATGGACCTCGAGACGCTCGAGTGGCGTGACGACATCCTCGAGGCGTTCGGCGTGCCGCGTTCGATGATGCCCGAGATCCGTTCTTCCTCAGAGGTCTACGGCGCAGCCGAGGACTCGTCGCTGCTGCGTGAGACGCCGATCGCCGGCATCCTGGGCGACCAGCAGGCGGCGACCTTCGGCCAGGCCGCCTTCAACACGGGCGAGAGCAAGAACACCTACGGAACCGGGTGCTTCCTCATCTTCAACACGGGCGAAGAGATCGTCCACTCGAAGAACGGGCTGCTCACCACGGTCGGCTACAAGCTCGGCGACGGACCCACGCACTATGCGCTCGAGGGCTCGATCGCCGTCACCGGATCCCTGATCCAGTGGCTCCGTGATCAGCTCGGCATCATCGGCTCCGCGCCGGAGGTCGAAGAGCTCGCCAAGCAGGTCGACGACAACGGCGGCGTGTACATCGTCCCCGCGTTCTCCGGTCTGTTCGCGCCCTACTGGCGTCCTGACGCTCGCGGCGCCATCGTGGGCCTCACCCGCTACGCGAACAAGAACCACATCGCTCGCGCAGCGCTCGAGGCCGTCGCATTCCAGACCCGCGACGTCCTCGACGCCGTCAACGCCGATGCAGGCGTCGACCTGACCGAGCTCAAGGTCGACGGCGGAATGGTCGCGAACGACGCGCTGATGCAGTTCCAGGCCGACGTCCTGGGGGTCCCTGTTGTTCGCCCCGTGGTCGCCGAGACCACCGCACTGGGCGCTGCCTACGCAGCCGGTCTGGCGGTCGGCTTCTGGAACGGTCTGGATGACCTGTCGGCCAACTGGCAGGAGGACCGCCGCTGGGAGCCCTCGATGGAGGACGCCGAGCGCGACCGCCAGCTGCGACTGTGGCGCAAGGCCGTCAGCAAGTCGATGGACTGGGTCGACGAAGACGTGAAGTGA
- a CDS encoding MIP/aquaporin family protein, translating to MTDVNLGLYFLSEFVGTAMLILLGCGVVANVALAKNKGFGGGFLMVNWGWGLAVFVGVLASAYSGAILNPAVGIGLLVGEKIDFSQFAVATGAELLGAIVGAVLTWLAYKQHFDEEPEPANKLGVFSTGPAIRSYGWNLVTEIIGTFVLVFAVFAFADYGVADIGVPGGLGPLSALPVALVVVAIGASLGGPTGYAINPARDLGPRIAHAILPIKGKGSSDWSYSWVPVVGPLIGGVLAALAAPVLLNLA from the coding sequence ATGACTGATGTGAATCTCGGTCTCTACTTCCTGTCGGAGTTCGTCGGCACAGCGATGCTGATCCTCCTGGGTTGTGGTGTCGTCGCCAACGTCGCCCTCGCGAAGAACAAGGGGTTCGGCGGCGGCTTCCTGATGGTCAACTGGGGATGGGGTCTCGCGGTCTTCGTGGGTGTCCTCGCCTCCGCGTACTCGGGAGCGATCCTCAACCCCGCCGTCGGCATCGGTCTCCTCGTCGGAGAAAAGATCGACTTCTCGCAGTTCGCCGTGGCGACCGGCGCGGAGCTCCTCGGCGCGATCGTCGGTGCGGTCCTCACCTGGCTCGCGTACAAGCAGCACTTCGACGAGGAGCCCGAGCCCGCGAACAAGCTCGGCGTCTTCTCGACGGGCCCCGCGATCCGCTCGTACGGGTGGAACCTCGTGACCGAGATCATCGGCACCTTCGTCCTCGTGTTCGCGGTGTTCGCCTTCGCTGACTACGGCGTCGCCGACATCGGCGTCCCGGGAGGCCTCGGACCCCTCAGCGCGCTCCCCGTCGCACTCGTCGTGGTCGCCATCGGTGCGTCCCTCGGTGGGCCGACCGGCTACGCCATCAACCCTGCCCGTGACCTCGGACCGCGCATCGCTCACGCCATCCTCCCGATCAAGGGCAAGGGTTCCAGCGACTGGTCCTACTCGTGGGTCCCGGTCGTCGGTCCGCTCATCGGTGGTGTCCTCGCCGCCCTCGCAGCGCCGGTGCTGCTCAACCTCGCCTGA
- a CDS encoding glycerol-3-phosphate dehydrogenase/oxidase produces MIESTHSSPERADVRAVRESGRTSVVVIGAGINGISTFRDLALQGVDVLLVERGDFASGASAASSHMIHGGIRYLENGEFRLVRESVEERNGLLKIAPHYVKPLQTTIPIYSTFSGILSAPLRFLTHKSGKPQERGAFLIKVGLTIYDTFSRDGGTVPRHRFLGRRRSLAELPSLDPNIKYTATYYDASMHDPERLALDVLQDGRAAHPGAVALNYVEAIGRDGADVLLRDRESGTEFAVTADVVVNASGPWTDLTNDSLGTDTTFMGGTKGSHIVLDHPELLEATRGREIFFEHSDGRIVLIYPLKGRVLVGTTDIDADPREVPVCTEEEIDYFFELIHHVFPEIDVTREQIVYNFSGIRPLPRHEDTAPGFVSRDYRIEVDEKGPAPLVSLVGGKWTTFRALGESLSDVVLGLIGRTRTVSTVGRAIGGGRDFPRTEKARRIWIQENLPGAGDRAERLLARYGTRAAQVWEFIERGDDTPLAGGDLSTRELAWMVENEMVARLQDVILRRTSIAFVGHADADVLEELADALAPLLDWDRARHDAELEQTRLLLNERHGLQISSRARG; encoded by the coding sequence ATGATCGAGTCGACACACTCATCACCCGAACGCGCGGACGTCCGCGCCGTACGTGAGTCCGGACGCACCAGCGTCGTCGTCATCGGAGCAGGAATCAACGGGATCTCCACGTTCCGTGACCTCGCGCTCCAGGGCGTGGACGTGCTGCTCGTCGAACGCGGAGATTTCGCCTCCGGCGCATCAGCAGCCTCCAGCCACATGATCCACGGCGGCATCCGCTATCTGGAGAACGGCGAGTTCCGTCTCGTGCGCGAATCCGTCGAGGAGCGCAACGGTCTGCTGAAGATCGCACCTCACTACGTGAAGCCGCTGCAGACGACGATCCCGATCTACTCGACCTTCTCCGGCATCCTCTCCGCCCCGCTGCGCTTCCTCACCCACAAGAGCGGCAAGCCCCAGGAGCGCGGCGCGTTCCTCATCAAGGTCGGACTCACGATCTACGACACGTTCTCCCGCGATGGCGGCACGGTCCCCCGTCACCGGTTCCTCGGACGCAGGCGCTCTCTCGCAGAGCTCCCCTCGCTCGACCCGAACATCAAGTACACCGCGACGTACTACGACGCGTCGATGCACGACCCCGAGCGTCTCGCGCTCGATGTCCTTCAGGACGGACGCGCCGCCCACCCGGGCGCGGTCGCTCTGAACTACGTCGAGGCGATCGGCCGCGACGGTGCCGACGTGCTGCTCCGCGATCGCGAGAGCGGGACGGAATTCGCCGTGACCGCGGACGTCGTGGTCAACGCCTCTGGCCCGTGGACCGACCTCACGAACGACTCGCTCGGCACCGACACGACGTTCATGGGCGGAACGAAGGGGTCGCACATCGTGCTGGACCACCCCGAACTCCTCGAGGCCACACGCGGACGCGAGATCTTCTTCGAGCACTCCGATGGACGCATCGTCTTGATCTACCCGCTGAAGGGCCGCGTTCTCGTCGGGACGACCGACATCGATGCCGATCCGCGCGAGGTTCCGGTGTGCACGGAGGAGGAGATCGACTACTTCTTCGAGCTCATCCACCACGTGTTCCCGGAGATCGACGTGACGCGTGAGCAGATCGTCTACAACTTCTCGGGGATCCGTCCGCTGCCGCGCCATGAGGACACGGCTCCCGGATTCGTGTCTCGCGACTATCGCATCGAAGTCGATGAGAAGGGCCCGGCACCGCTCGTGAGCCTTGTCGGAGGGAAGTGGACCACCTTCCGCGCACTCGGCGAATCGCTGTCGGATGTCGTACTCGGTCTGATCGGGCGCACCCGTACGGTGTCGACCGTCGGACGCGCGATCGGCGGCGGACGCGACTTCCCCCGCACGGAGAAGGCCCGCCGCATCTGGATCCAGGAGAACCTCCCCGGAGCAGGCGACAGAGCAGAGCGACTGCTCGCCCGCTACGGCACGCGCGCCGCGCAAGTGTGGGAGTTCATCGAGCGGGGCGACGACACTCCCCTCGCAGGCGGCGATCTCTCGACGCGCGAACTGGCCTGGATGGTCGAGAACGAGATGGTGGCACGGCTGCAGGATGTCATCCTGCGCCGCACGAGTATCGCATTCGTCGGGCATGCTGACGCGGATGTGCTCGAAGAGCTTGCCGACGCCCTGGCTCCTCTGCTCGACTGGGATCGTGCGCGGCACGATGCCGAGCTCGAGCAGACGCGTCTGCTGCTCAACGAACGACATGGACTCCAGATCTCGTCCCGCGCACGCGGCTGA
- a CDS encoding sugar-binding domain-containing protein, translated as MAQPSAESRDAKLIAALTAAQLYYMQDKTMEVIAKELHTSRSSVSRLLSYARESGLVDIRINSPLERLGMLEQRIRDRHRVVAHVVPIPEIVSEVERLERVALTAGRMLSQFVDSNMIVGVAWGSTISAVSRGLTQKETHNTTFVQLNGAGNTQTSGVEYSSDILQRFGSAFGAQVQQFPVPAFFDDPSTREAMWRERSTRRVLDLQSKMDIAVFSLGSPAAEVPSRVYVGGYLSRDDYRSLREDHAIGDVATVFFRADGSWRDIRVNARATGPGLDRLRRVPRRVCVVSGVPKLVSLRAAIAADLVTDVVLDEGLARMLVED; from the coding sequence ATGGCGCAGCCAAGCGCAGAATCCCGGGATGCAAAGCTGATCGCCGCGCTCACCGCGGCTCAGCTCTACTACATGCAGGACAAGACCATGGAGGTGATCGCGAAGGAGCTGCACACCTCGCGGTCCTCCGTGTCGCGCCTTCTGAGCTACGCACGCGAGAGCGGGCTCGTCGACATCCGCATCAACTCACCGCTCGAACGACTGGGCATGCTCGAACAGCGCATCCGTGATCGACATCGAGTGGTCGCGCATGTCGTGCCGATCCCGGAGATCGTCAGCGAGGTCGAGCGGCTCGAGCGGGTGGCGCTGACGGCGGGTCGCATGCTGTCGCAGTTCGTCGACTCCAACATGATCGTCGGCGTCGCCTGGGGATCGACGATCAGCGCCGTGAGCCGGGGTCTCACGCAGAAGGAGACCCACAACACGACGTTCGTGCAGCTCAACGGTGCGGGAAACACGCAGACGAGTGGTGTCGAGTACTCCAGCGACATCCTGCAGCGCTTCGGAAGTGCGTTCGGAGCGCAGGTTCAGCAGTTCCCCGTTCCCGCGTTCTTCGATGACCCGTCGACCCGAGAGGCGATGTGGCGCGAACGGAGCACGCGGCGCGTGCTCGATCTCCAGTCGAAGATGGACATCGCCGTGTTCAGCCTCGGGTCGCCGGCCGCCGAGGTCCCGAGCCGGGTCTACGTCGGGGGATACCTGAGCAGGGATGACTATCGGAGCCTGCGCGAGGATCATGCCATCGGTGACGTCGCGACGGTGTTCTTCCGTGCCGACGGGTCGTGGCGCGACATCCGGGTGAATGCGCGAGCTACCGGCCCCGGTCTCGATCGGCTGCGTCGAGTGCCGCGTCGCGTGTGCGTGGTGTCAGGGGTTCCCAAGCTCGTGAGTCTCAGAGCAGCGATCGCCGCAGACCTCGTCACCGACGTCGTGCTCGATGAAGGCCTGGCTCGGATGCTCGTCGAGGACTGA
- a CDS encoding glutamate--cysteine ligase has protein sequence MKLDFAPSARSTVGLEWEIMLADPASGDLVGRAPELLAALEAESADERHTVTGELLTNTIEVTSGIGDSVAHAVDDIANAIAAVRTATDPAGIELLSAGSHPFAQWYDQEVTDKTRYHTLIERTQWWGRNMMIWGIHVHIGVEDQRKVIPIINALAAYLPHLQSLAASSPFWAGERTGYASNRALVFQQLPTAGLPWPLTDWSQYESYLEDMVRTGVMADATEVRWDIRPAPRWGTIEVRACDGLSTLPELAAMAALVQVLVEHLSRQLDEGRDLATMPAWFHRENKWRAARYGLDARVIVDAAGTQRPVRDHLAEIIEDLAPVAVELGCVREFGSIGSILSDGASYERQLTIANATGGDLGAVVQHLIREFRSGPESSTDGP, from the coding sequence GTGAAGCTCGATTTCGCGCCGTCCGCGCGGTCCACCGTCGGCCTGGAGTGGGAGATCATGCTCGCTGATCCGGCGAGCGGCGATCTCGTCGGTCGCGCGCCCGAGCTCTTGGCGGCGCTCGAGGCGGAGAGCGCCGACGAGCGCCACACGGTGACGGGCGAACTGCTCACGAACACGATCGAGGTCACCAGTGGCATCGGCGATTCCGTCGCTCACGCGGTGGACGACATCGCCAACGCCATCGCCGCCGTGCGAACCGCCACGGACCCCGCCGGTATCGAACTGCTGTCGGCCGGAAGCCATCCGTTCGCGCAGTGGTACGACCAGGAAGTCACGGACAAGACCCGCTACCACACACTCATCGAGCGCACCCAGTGGTGGGGTCGGAACATGATGATCTGGGGGATCCACGTCCACATCGGAGTGGAGGATCAGCGAAAGGTGATCCCGATCATCAACGCGCTGGCCGCCTACCTCCCGCATCTGCAGTCTCTGGCAGCATCCAGCCCGTTCTGGGCGGGCGAGCGCACCGGATACGCGTCGAACAGAGCGCTCGTGTTCCAGCAGCTGCCGACCGCAGGACTCCCCTGGCCGCTGACCGACTGGTCGCAGTACGAGTCCTACCTCGAGGACATGGTCAGGACCGGCGTCATGGCCGATGCGACCGAGGTTCGCTGGGACATCCGTCCCGCACCTCGATGGGGAACGATCGAGGTGCGCGCGTGCGACGGCCTGTCGACACTTCCCGAACTCGCTGCGATGGCCGCCCTGGTGCAGGTACTCGTCGAGCATCTCTCGCGCCAGCTCGACGAGGGTCGCGACCTTGCGACGATGCCGGCCTGGTTCCACCGCGAGAACAAGTGGCGCGCCGCCCGTTACGGGCTCGATGCCCGAGTGATCGTCGACGCCGCCGGCACTCAGCGCCCCGTGCGCGATCACCTGGCCGAGATCATCGAAGACCTCGCCCCGGTCGCAGTCGAGCTCGGCTGCGTGCGCGAATTCGGCAGCATCGGGTCGATCCTGAGCGACGGCGCCAGCTACGAGCGGCAGCTGACGATCGCCAACGCCACAGGAGGAGACCTCGGGGCGGTCGTGCAGCACCTCATACGCGAGTTCCGTTCCGGCCCCGAGTCGTCGACCGACGGACCGTGA
- the rpsP gene encoding 30S ribosomal protein S16, whose product MAVKIRLKRLGKIRAPYYRIVVADSRTKRDGRVIEEIGKYHPTEEPSFIEVDSDRAQYWLSVGAQPTEQVTALLKITGDWGKFKGDKDAKSTLKVAEPKAPFEIDAAKKSVVKPKAEKKVETPAEEAPAAADAEAAEAPAADAE is encoded by the coding sequence GTGGCTGTCAAGATTCGTCTCAAGCGCCTGGGCAAGATCCGCGCGCCGTACTACCGCATCGTCGTCGCCGACTCGCGCACCAAGCGCGATGGTCGAGTGATCGAGGAGATCGGCAAGTACCACCCCACCGAGGAGCCCTCGTTCATCGAGGTCGACTCCGACCGTGCTCAGTACTGGCTCTCCGTCGGCGCGCAGCCGACCGAGCAGGTCACCGCCCTTCTCAAGATCACGGGCGACTGGGGCAAGTTCAAGGGCGACAAGGACGCGAAGTCCACGCTCAAGGTCGCAGAGCCCAAGGCTCCGTTCGAGATCGACGCCGCGAAGAAGTCGGTCGTCAAGCCCAAGGCGGAGAAGAAGGTGGAGACTCCTGCTGAGGAGGCTCCCGCCGCTGCCGACGCGGAGGCCGCTGAGGCTCCCGCCGCCGACGCGGAGTAA
- a CDS encoding RNA-binding protein: MLAAALEHIVKGIVDHPEDVRIDSSTSPRGDLLEVRVHPDDRGRVIGRGGRTAKALRTLISALADGRRVRVDVADD; this comes from the coding sequence GTGCTCGCCGCCGCGCTCGAACACATCGTCAAGGGGATCGTCGATCACCCGGAGGATGTGCGTATCGACTCGTCCACCTCGCCGCGAGGCGATCTCCTCGAGGTGCGTGTGCATCCCGATGATCGTGGACGCGTGATCGGGCGCGGCGGCCGCACCGCCAAGGCACTGCGTACGCTCATCTCCGCTCTTGCGGACGGGCGTCGCGTCCGCGTCGATGTCGCGGATGACTGA